In one window of Zhihengliuella sp. ISTPL4 DNA:
- a CDS encoding THUMP-like domain-containing protein has translation MEMSELRALLTPAGLEVLDALGPVTSTAEAASAVSRLRAAGHSPDLVSAVVSQAHLRAKATAKFGPFAARMLFTRAGLEQATRLGVAARHAQRIRRAGLTSVADLGCGIGGDALAFAGAGLAVHAVDADEVTAALAAYNLAPFGGDATVQHATAEEALGEPVPGQAIWMDPARRTSGHNETRRVSADDYSPSLDWAFAVAAQRPTGIKLGPAHDRDALPADAETQWVSADGSVVELVVWSRELAREGVRRSALVIRGERSHELTGAADAEDAPVRALGSFLHEPDGAVIRARLIGDVARSLEAGMLDPRIAYLTSDAALTSPFVQSFRVRETLPIAPKTINAALKSHGIGRLEIKKRGVDVDPAAFRRKLTLRGDAEATLILARFGDQRRAILADRVSAAD, from the coding sequence CCCTGCTGACCCCCGCCGGCCTCGAGGTGCTCGATGCTCTGGGGCCGGTCACGTCCACCGCCGAGGCGGCGAGCGCCGTGTCGCGACTCCGGGCAGCCGGCCACTCCCCCGACCTCGTGTCGGCCGTCGTCAGTCAGGCACATCTGCGCGCCAAGGCCACAGCGAAGTTCGGCCCCTTCGCCGCCCGCATGCTCTTCACCAGGGCGGGCCTCGAGCAGGCCACCCGCCTGGGTGTGGCCGCACGCCACGCCCAGCGGATCCGCCGGGCCGGGCTGACGAGCGTCGCGGACCTCGGCTGCGGGATCGGCGGCGACGCCCTCGCCTTCGCCGGCGCCGGGCTGGCGGTCCACGCCGTCGACGCCGACGAGGTGACCGCCGCGCTCGCGGCCTACAACCTCGCGCCGTTCGGAGGCGATGCCACGGTGCAGCACGCGACGGCGGAGGAGGCGCTCGGCGAGCCGGTGCCCGGTCAGGCGATCTGGATGGACCCCGCCCGCCGCACCTCCGGCCACAACGAGACCAGGCGCGTCTCCGCTGACGACTACTCGCCGTCTCTCGACTGGGCGTTCGCCGTCGCCGCGCAGCGCCCCACCGGGATCAAGCTCGGCCCCGCCCACGATCGCGACGCCCTTCCCGCGGACGCCGAGACGCAGTGGGTGAGCGCCGACGGGAGCGTCGTCGAGCTCGTCGTGTGGTCCAGGGAGCTGGCACGCGAGGGGGTTCGGCGCTCCGCCCTGGTGATCCGTGGCGAGCGCTCGCATGAACTCACCGGGGCCGCGGATGCCGAGGACGCTCCCGTGCGGGCGCTCGGGTCGTTCCTCCATGAGCCGGACGGCGCGGTCATCCGGGCCCGTCTCATCGGCGATGTCGCGCGCAGCCTCGAGGCGGGGATGCTCGATCCGCGCATCGCCTACCTGACCTCCGACGCGGCACTGACGAGTCCGTTCGTGCAGTCCTTCCGCGTCCGGGAGACGCTGCCGATCGCGCCGAAGACGATCAACGCCGCGCTGAAGTCGCACGGCATCGGCCGCCTCGAGATCAAGAAGCGCGGAGTGGACGTCGATCCCGCAGCCTTCCGGCGCAAGCTGACCCTGCGCGGCGATGCGGAAGCCACGCTGATCCTCGCCCGGTTCGGCGATCAGCGCCGAGCGATCCTCGCCGACCGGGTGTCCGCGGCGGACTGA
- the tsaD gene encoding tRNA (adenosine(37)-N6)-threonylcarbamoyltransferase complex transferase subunit TsaD, with amino-acid sequence MSEPLVLGIETSCDETGIGIVRGRTLLSNTIASSMDEHARYGGVVPEVAARAHLEALQPAIDAALAEADVRLADLDAVAVTSGPGLAGALMVGVGAAKGLAVALDKPLYAVNHLVGHIAADILTPEAAPLEYPTIALLVSGGHTSLLHVRDLITDVELLGETVDDAAGEAFDKVARLLSLPYPGGPEIDRAAVGGDPDAIRFPRGLSRASDLAKHRYDFSFSGLKTAVARWVERFEAENAAAGGDARDLPIADIAASFREAVVDVLVTKALAACADLGVPRLLLGGGVIANRRLREVALARAAEAGVTVRIPPLSLCTDNGAMIAALAAELIASGRPASTLGFGADSTLPVTEIQVAEAVPA; translated from the coding sequence ATGAGTGAGCCCCTGGTGCTCGGCATCGAGACGAGCTGCGACGAGACCGGCATCGGGATCGTGCGCGGTCGCACCCTGCTCTCCAACACGATCGCCTCCAGTATGGACGAGCACGCCCGCTACGGCGGCGTGGTTCCCGAGGTCGCCGCCCGTGCCCACCTGGAGGCGTTGCAGCCGGCCATCGACGCCGCGCTCGCCGAGGCCGACGTCCGTCTCGCGGACCTCGACGCCGTGGCCGTGACGAGCGGGCCGGGGCTCGCCGGAGCGCTCATGGTCGGCGTGGGGGCGGCGAAGGGCCTCGCGGTCGCGCTCGACAAGCCGCTGTATGCGGTCAACCACCTCGTCGGTCACATCGCCGCCGACATCCTGACCCCGGAGGCGGCACCGCTGGAGTATCCGACGATCGCGCTGCTGGTCTCCGGAGGGCACACCTCGCTGCTCCACGTGCGTGACCTCATCACGGATGTGGAGCTGCTCGGTGAGACCGTGGACGACGCCGCGGGCGAGGCCTTCGACAAAGTCGCTCGACTGCTGTCGCTGCCGTACCCCGGCGGCCCCGAGATCGACAGGGCGGCGGTGGGCGGCGATCCCGACGCGATCCGCTTCCCGCGCGGGCTCTCCCGCGCTTCCGATCTCGCGAAGCATCGCTACGACTTCTCGTTCTCCGGGCTGAAGACCGCTGTGGCCCGCTGGGTCGAGCGCTTCGAGGCCGAGAACGCCGCCGCAGGAGGCGACGCCCGGGACCTCCCCATCGCCGACATCGCGGCGAGCTTCCGCGAGGCCGTCGTCGACGTCCTGGTCACCAAGGCGCTCGCCGCGTGCGCGGATCTCGGGGTGCCGCGGTTGCTCCTCGGCGGCGGAGTGATCGCGAACCGCCGCCTCCGCGAGGTCGCCCTGGCGAGAGCCGCCGAGGCCGGCGTCACCGTGCGCATTCCTCCGCTGTCGCTGTGCACGGACAACGGCGCCATGATCGCGGCCCTGGCAGCCGAGCTCATCGCCTCAGGACGACCGGCGTCGACCCTCGGCTTCGGCGCCGACTCGACCCTTCCGGTGACCGAGATCCAGGTCGCGGAGGCGGTGCCGGCGTGA
- the rimI gene encoding ribosomal protein S18-alanine N-acetyltransferase: MTLRDAGPADLDAIMDIENRSFPTDAWSRETMASELASPHGRYLVDEEDGAVVGYGGVRALQGNADADIQTIALLADVRGQGRGRALLRALLQTAVDRGAREIFLEVRADNPPAEGLYRAEGFEEIGRRPRYYQPDDVDAIVMRLDLRRHPAPAETPEEATA; this comes from the coding sequence GTGACGCTGCGGGACGCGGGGCCGGCCGACCTCGACGCGATCATGGACATCGAGAACCGCTCGTTCCCCACCGATGCGTGGAGCCGGGAGACCATGGCGAGCGAGCTGGCGAGCCCGCACGGGCGCTACCTCGTCGATGAAGAGGACGGCGCGGTCGTCGGGTACGGCGGCGTCCGGGCGCTGCAGGGCAACGCCGATGCCGACATCCAGACCATCGCCCTCCTCGCCGATGTCCGCGGGCAGGGGCGCGGACGTGCCCTCCTGCGCGCCCTGCTGCAGACCGCGGTGGACCGCGGGGCCCGGGAGATCTTCCTCGAGGTGCGCGCTGACAACCCGCCGGCGGAGGGACTGTACCGCGCGGAGGGCTTCGAGGAGATCGGCAGGCGCCCCCGTTACTATCAGCCGGACGACGTCGACGCGATCGTGATGCGTCTGGACCTGCGCCGCCACCCGGCGCCCGCCGAAACGCCGGAGGAGGCGACCGCATGA
- the tsaB gene encoding tRNA (adenosine(37)-N6)-threonylcarbamoyltransferase complex dimerization subunit type 1 TsaB produces MILAVDTSLGTAVALIDPDGTRRAEAGTADPLGHAEVIGELVRDVLREGGADGITHVVAGMGPGPFTGLRIGIATARAFALGRGIPVVAVPSHTAAALTVQATMSGPFAVVTDARRREVAVTVFDGQDEDGIPRTIADTVLVRAADAGDHLAGLRRIDVTTLSAVDLARVGARALAAGRVLAGEEPLYLRHPDVTLPGAPKKVGA; encoded by the coding sequence GTGATCCTCGCCGTCGACACGTCCCTAGGCACCGCCGTCGCCCTCATCGACCCGGACGGGACGCGACGTGCCGAGGCCGGCACCGCCGACCCGCTCGGGCACGCCGAGGTGATCGGCGAGCTGGTGCGGGATGTGCTCCGCGAGGGAGGGGCCGATGGCATCACGCACGTCGTGGCCGGCATGGGCCCCGGTCCGTTCACCGGACTGCGGATCGGCATCGCGACCGCGCGGGCGTTCGCCCTCGGCCGCGGCATCCCCGTCGTCGCGGTCCCCAGCCATACGGCGGCCGCCCTCACCGTCCAGGCGACGATGAGCGGTCCGTTCGCCGTCGTCACCGATGCCCGCCGGCGCGAGGTCGCCGTCACCGTGTTCGACGGGCAGGACGAGGACGGGATCCCGCGCACGATCGCCGACACGGTGCTCGTGCGGGCGGCCGATGCCGGCGATCATCTCGCCGGCCTCCGTCGCATCGACGTGACGACGCTGTCCGCGGTCGACCTCGCCCGCGTCGGGGCGCGCGCGCTCGCCGCCGGCCGGGTCCTCGCCGGGGAGGAGCCGCTCTACCTGCGGCACCCGGACGTCACCCTGCCCGGAGCGCCGAAGAAGGTCGGCGCGTGA
- a CDS encoding flagellar assembly protein FliW translates to MTAALTFTAPPPGLAPHVDFALAPVDGADGLFAMRAVEDDALRLYLVDPNTVLAEYAPILTDAQVADLALGSPDDALVLVVAHPASDGVSVNLLAPVVVNRSTGAAAQVILEGQDYPVRAPLG, encoded by the coding sequence ATGACCGCGGCGCTCACCTTCACGGCCCCGCCGCCCGGACTCGCGCCGCACGTGGACTTCGCCCTCGCACCGGTCGACGGGGCAGACGGACTGTTCGCGATGCGGGCGGTCGAGGACGACGCGCTGCGGCTGTACCTCGTCGACCCGAACACCGTCCTGGCGGAGTACGCGCCGATCCTCACGGATGCCCAGGTCGCCGATCTCGCGCTCGGTTCGCCTGACGACGCGCTGGTGCTCGTGGTCGCCCATCCGGCGTCCGACGGCGTGAGTGTCAACCTGCTCGCCCCGGTCGTCGTGAACCGGAGCACGGGCGCGGCCGCGCAGGTGATCCTGGAAGGTCAGGACTACCCGGTCCGGGCGCCGCTGGGCTGA
- the flgL gene encoding flagellar hook-associated protein FlgL yields the protein MISRVTQTTMTQTAMRQLQSNLSELARLQDQATSQKAFAAPSDDPAAAAAALALHAEQRRTEQYARNIDDGLAWVTAADTAITSSTSLLSRVRDLTAQGANDGALDATAKEALAVELEGIRDELLAQANTRLLGRSVFAGTSDTAAFAAGYSYSGVAGSEVTRRVSDAAAVRVDTDGAAVFGTGDDSVFALVDRIVADLRSGTNVGPRLAEIDDRRTAMLAAQGAVGTRQAQIERAKEAAVQNSVSLESRRAAVEDVDSVEVLIRLQAQELVYRSALAVNARVLQPTLMDFLR from the coding sequence ATGATCTCTCGCGTGACCCAGACCACCATGACGCAGACGGCGATGCGCCAGCTGCAGTCGAACCTGTCCGAACTCGCCCGGCTGCAGGACCAGGCCACCTCGCAGAAGGCGTTCGCCGCCCCTTCCGACGACCCCGCCGCCGCGGCGGCCGCGCTCGCGCTGCACGCCGAGCAGCGGCGCACGGAGCAGTACGCCCGCAACATCGACGACGGCCTCGCCTGGGTGACCGCGGCCGACACGGCGATCACCTCCAGCACGTCGCTGCTGTCGCGGGTGCGGGACCTGACCGCGCAGGGGGCCAATGACGGAGCGCTGGACGCCACGGCGAAGGAGGCGCTCGCGGTGGAGCTCGAAGGCATCCGCGACGAGCTGCTCGCCCAGGCCAACACGCGGCTGCTCGGGCGGTCCGTGTTCGCCGGCACGTCCGACACCGCTGCCTTCGCGGCCGGCTACTCCTACAGTGGCGTCGCCGGCTCCGAGGTCACCCGCCGCGTGTCCGATGCGGCCGCCGTCCGCGTCGACACGGATGGCGCCGCGGTGTTCGGCACCGGCGACGACTCGGTGTTCGCCCTCGTCGACCGCATCGTCGCCGACCTGCGGTCCGGCACCAACGTCGGGCCGCGGCTGGCGGAGATCGACGACCGCCGCACCGCGATGCTCGCCGCGCAGGGCGCGGTCGGCACCCGGCAGGCTCAGATCGAACGCGCCAAGGAGGCGGCAGTGCAGAATTCCGTGTCCCTCGAGTCCCGCCGTGCCGCGGTCGAGGACGTCGACTCGGTCGAGGTGCTCATCCGCCTGCAGGCGCAGGAGCTCGTCTACCGGTCGGCGCTCGCCGTGAACGCGCGCGTGCTGCAGCCGACGCTGATGGACTTCCTGCGATGA
- the flgK gene encoding flagellar hook-associated protein FlgK, with product MSTFSGLTTAASGLAAARRGMDVVGQNIANQKTEGYTRQRVETSAIAAVAQTGRFSMGALPGHGVSIDGVSRLGDALLDARVRDTLGASGYWATRALAATTAESALAEPTDKGLANRLTNFWAGWQDLANSPDSGAAAASVLESAKELASHISGGYRTVAAQWTAVRGTAERTVSQVNAAADQIAVLNTEIREALASGRSANELTDRRNLLAEDVARLAGGTATLEADGTLTVRLGGNALVSGGDARHLALTGAATIDGAPRVGVVWESVPDLPLIVDDGELGGSLAVLAPAADGGMLAQLAATYDRVATALAESLNAQHRAGVTASGQQGGDFFTLPATGSAALGMQVAVTTAADLALAAPGAGAKDATNADLISQIGQRATSPDALWTDQVTRFGVATAADVQRAKVSDAAAVGAVGAQQSVAAVDGDEETISLLTYQTAYQAAARVLTAVDEALDVLINRTGVVGR from the coding sequence ATGTCGACCTTCAGTGGACTGACCACCGCCGCCAGCGGCCTCGCCGCCGCACGGCGGGGTATGGACGTGGTCGGGCAGAACATCGCCAACCAGAAGACCGAGGGGTACACGCGGCAGCGCGTCGAGACCTCCGCGATCGCCGCCGTCGCGCAGACGGGCCGCTTCAGCATGGGCGCGCTCCCCGGACACGGCGTCTCCATCGACGGGGTATCCCGCCTCGGAGACGCGCTGCTCGACGCCCGGGTTCGCGACACCCTCGGCGCCTCCGGCTACTGGGCGACGCGAGCGCTCGCCGCGACGACCGCCGAGTCGGCGCTCGCGGAGCCGACCGACAAAGGCCTCGCGAACCGGCTGACGAACTTCTGGGCGGGGTGGCAGGACCTCGCCAACAGCCCGGACTCCGGGGCCGCCGCCGCGAGCGTCCTGGAGTCCGCGAAGGAGCTCGCCTCCCACATCTCCGGCGGCTACCGTACGGTCGCCGCGCAATGGACGGCCGTCCGCGGGACCGCGGAGCGGACCGTCAGCCAGGTCAACGCGGCCGCCGACCAGATCGCGGTGCTGAACACCGAGATCCGCGAGGCTCTGGCCTCGGGACGCTCGGCCAACGAGCTCACCGACCGCCGCAACCTGCTCGCGGAAGACGTCGCACGGCTCGCCGGCGGGACGGCGACCCTGGAGGCGGACGGTACCCTCACGGTCCGGCTCGGAGGCAATGCGCTGGTCTCCGGGGGAGACGCCCGTCATCTCGCACTGACCGGCGCGGCGACGATCGACGGCGCACCGCGCGTCGGTGTCGTGTGGGAGTCGGTACCGGATCTGCCCCTCATCGTCGACGATGGAGAACTCGGCGGCTCGCTCGCGGTGCTCGCCCCCGCCGCTGACGGAGGGATGCTGGCACAGCTGGCCGCGACCTACGACCGAGTGGCCACGGCGCTCGCGGAGTCGCTCAACGCGCAGCACCGCGCCGGCGTCACCGCGTCCGGACAGCAGGGCGGCGACTTCTTCACCCTTCCCGCGACCGGGTCCGCCGCGCTCGGGATGCAGGTGGCCGTCACCACGGCGGCCGACCTCGCCCTCGCCGCCCCGGGTGCGGGGGCCAAGGACGCGACCAACGCCGACCTCATCTCCCAGATCGGGCAGCGCGCGACCTCTCCGGACGCGCTGTGGACCGACCAGGTGACGCGCTTCGGCGTCGCCACCGCGGCCGACGTGCAGCGTGCGAAGGTGTCCGATGCGGCGGCTGTCGGCGCCGTCGGTGCGCAGCAGTCGGTCGCTGCCGTGGACGGCGATGAGGAGACGATCAGCCTCCTCACCTACCAGACCGCCTATCAGGCGGCGGCCCGTGTGCTCACTGCCGTCGACGAGGCCCTCGACGTCCTCATCAACCGCACAGGCGTCGTCGGACGCTGA
- the flgN gene encoding flagellar export chaperone FlgN, translated as MGANELSMQLWRERELLEMLLFKLDEQQLLLAAGRSHWIQFAAREIDQVLDRLRAAGLSRAVEVAGVAEEWGAPQDATITQLIEHAPDGAWGDVFTDHMRALVKLTAEVEQMRDAAAEQLSGVLRATQETIAALGQESGEYTTRGDRTREDAARIIDTEM; from the coding sequence ATGGGAGCCAACGAACTATCGATGCAGCTCTGGCGGGAGCGGGAGCTGCTCGAGATGCTGCTTTTCAAGCTGGATGAGCAGCAACTGCTGCTCGCGGCCGGCCGGTCGCACTGGATCCAGTTCGCGGCCCGCGAGATCGACCAGGTGCTCGACCGCCTCCGTGCCGCCGGGCTGTCGAGGGCCGTCGAGGTCGCCGGCGTCGCCGAGGAGTGGGGGGCTCCGCAGGACGCGACGATCACCCAGCTCATCGAGCACGCCCCGGACGGAGCCTGGGGCGACGTCTTCACCGATCACATGCGCGCGCTGGTGAAGCTGACCGCGGAGGTCGAGCAGATGCGCGACGCCGCCGCGGAGCAGCTCAGCGGGGTGCTCCGCGCCACCCAGGAGACCATCGCCGCTCTCGGGCAGGAGAGCGGCGAGTACACCACCCGCGGCGACCGCACCCGCGAGGACGCCGCCCGCATCATCGACACCGAGATGTGA
- a CDS encoding sigma-70 family RNA polymerase sigma factor has protein sequence MSSRAERNRLVEANLPLVGYLAADTHARATHIPREELAAVGALALVTAADAYDPALGVPFGAYARRRILGAFADEMRAMDWASRGIRKRIKETVAVRDTLTAALGRTATATEIATAMGSPKEAVVEALADAARTVSPLDDPATRDLVADIPLPEESAMVGERREVLEHAIGALPERMRRIIVAVYIEERPVKEIAEELGVTHSAVSQQRSEAVRLLRDALDRYFAEGGTETTTTTRVSPAARDAYFGRIAEAASVRIGDVFRAAAPA, from the coding sequence ATGTCGTCGCGCGCTGAGCGCAACCGCCTCGTCGAGGCCAACCTCCCCCTGGTCGGCTACCTCGCTGCAGACACCCATGCTCGGGCTACCCATATCCCCCGCGAAGAGCTCGCCGCCGTCGGCGCGCTCGCCCTCGTGACCGCCGCCGACGCCTATGACCCCGCGCTCGGAGTCCCGTTCGGCGCGTACGCCCGCCGGCGCATCCTCGGCGCGTTCGCCGACGAGATGCGCGCCATGGACTGGGCATCCCGTGGCATCCGCAAACGCATCAAGGAGACCGTGGCCGTCCGCGACACGCTCACCGCCGCTCTCGGTCGCACCGCGACCGCCACCGAGATCGCCACCGCGATGGGCTCGCCCAAGGAAGCCGTCGTCGAGGCCCTCGCCGACGCCGCGCGTACCGTCTCCCCGCTCGACGACCCCGCCACGCGGGACCTCGTCGCCGACATCCCGCTGCCGGAGGAGTCCGCGATGGTCGGCGAACGGCGCGAGGTGCTCGAACATGCCATCGGCGCGCTCCCCGAGCGCATGCGGCGCATCATCGTGGCCGTCTACATCGAGGAGCGGCCGGTGAAGGAGATCGCCGAGGAGCTCGGCGTGACCCACTCGGCCGTCTCGCAGCAGCGGTCGGAGGCCGTGCGCCTGCTCCGCGATGCCCTCGACCGGTACTTCGCCGAGGGCGGCACCGAGACCACGACCACCACCCGCGTCTCGCCCGCCGCCCGCGACGCCTACTTCGGCCGCATCGCCGAAGCTGCCAGCGTCCGGATCGGCGACGTCTTCCGCGCCGCCGCCCCCGCCTAA
- a CDS encoding flagellin N-terminal helical domain-containing protein, with product MGMQINTNVGALNAYRNLSNTQNDLSKSLEKLSSGLRINRAADDAAGLAISEGLRSQVNGLNVAARNAQDGISVIQTAEGALTEVHSILQRVRDLTNQGANDSNNAKSREAIQTEIGALADELTRIADSTNFNGIKLLSGGTTLTFQVGAGAVAAEDQISVALTDFDGLGAAIDTLAAGMTDAASYGAALAGIDTQIQAVSTARAGYGALQNRFESTINSLNVSAENLAAAESRIRDTDMASEMVKFTSANILSQAGTAMLAQANQANQGVLQLLR from the coding sequence ATGGGTATGCAGATCAACACCAACGTGGGCGCGCTCAACGCCTACCGCAACCTGTCCAACACGCAGAACGACCTGTCGAAGTCGCTCGAGAAGCTCTCGAGCGGTCTGCGCATCAACCGTGCCGCGGACGACGCCGCCGGCCTCGCGATCTCCGAGGGCCTGCGCTCGCAGGTCAACGGCCTGAACGTCGCGGCCCGCAACGCACAGGACGGCATCTCGGTCATCCAGACCGCAGAAGGCGCCCTGACCGAGGTGCACTCCATCCTGCAGCGCGTGCGCGACCTGACCAACCAGGGCGCGAACGACTCGAACAACGCGAAGTCGCGCGAGGCCATCCAGACCGAGATCGGCGCCCTGGCCGATGAGCTCACCCGGATCGCCGACAGCACGAACTTCAACGGCATCAAGCTGCTCTCCGGCGGCACGACGCTGACGTTCCAGGTGGGTGCGGGCGCGGTCGCCGCCGAGGACCAGATCTCGGTCGCGCTGACCGACTTCGACGGCCTCGGTGCCGCGATCGACACTCTCGCGGCCGGCATGACGGACGCGGCGTCGTACGGTGCGGCGCTCGCCGGCATCGACACGCAGATCCAGGCGGTCTCGACCGCACGCGCCGGCTACGGTGCGCTGCAGAACCGCTTCGAGTCGACCATCAACAGCCTCAACGTGTCGGCCGAGAACCTCGCCGCCGCCGAGAGCCGTATCCGCGACACCGACATGGCGTCCGAGATGGTCAAGTTCACGTCGGCGAACATCCTGTCGCAGGCGGGAACGGCGATGCTGGCCCAGGCCAACCAGGCCAACCAGGGCGTGCTCCAGCTGCTGCGCTGA